From Paenibacillus polymyxa, the proteins below share one genomic window:
- a CDS encoding LysR family transcriptional regulator: protein MESSDLKIFRAVAREGSITRAAQVLNYVQSNVTSRIQQLEAQLNVPLFRRSNRGMTLTSAGENLLEYAESILTLLDEAEKSTQYSAQPAGPLRLGSIETTAVTHLTSLLTGYHAQYPDVHLSLMTGGTHALVQKVLNYELDGAFVYGPVDDPNIEHMAAFEEELVLISEPGESDMSKLLAKPMLFFDIGCTHRARAESFLSEAGVDAYQTMEFGTLEVIVGGVASGLGVSMLPHSSIVKAKEAGRIASHRLPETYSKLEVWFVHRRDSAYSSALSGLLHWMKKDAILN from the coding sequence ATGGAAAGCAGTGATTTGAAAATTTTTCGGGCGGTTGCTCGCGAGGGCAGTATCACAAGGGCTGCACAAGTGTTGAACTATGTACAGTCCAATGTGACCTCGCGGATTCAGCAGCTTGAGGCACAATTGAACGTACCGCTATTTCGCAGATCTAACCGCGGAATGACGCTAACGTCGGCAGGAGAGAATCTGCTGGAGTATGCAGAATCCATACTGACCTTGCTCGACGAGGCAGAGAAGTCTACTCAATATTCGGCTCAGCCTGCGGGACCGTTGCGACTGGGCTCGATTGAGACGACTGCGGTTACGCATCTAACCTCATTATTGACGGGATATCACGCTCAATACCCTGATGTGCATCTGTCGCTTATGACCGGGGGGACGCATGCTCTTGTACAAAAGGTATTGAATTACGAGTTAGATGGGGCATTCGTCTATGGCCCTGTCGATGATCCCAATATAGAGCATATGGCGGCTTTCGAAGAGGAGTTGGTGCTTATTTCGGAACCGGGAGAAAGTGATATGAGCAAGTTGCTCGCCAAGCCTATGCTGTTCTTCGATATAGGCTGCACACATCGGGCAAGAGCGGAAAGCTTTCTGAGCGAAGCAGGTGTAGATGCGTATCAGACTATGGAATTTGGGACATTGGAAGTCATTGTGGGTGGTGTAGCCTCTGGCCTGGGGGTGTCCATGCTTCCACACTCGTCAATTGTAAAGGCGAAGGAGGCAGGAAGGATTGCTTCGCATCGTTTACCCGAAACATATAGCAAATTAGAGGTGTGGTTTGTTCATCGGCGGGATTCGGCTTACTCCAGTGCGCTGTCAGGCTTGCTCCACTGGATGAAAAAGGATGCTATACTTAACTAG
- a CDS encoding zinc-binding dehydrogenase → MKAVIHTGKSGLEGLMYKDVTDRHPGHGEVKVRLKAAGLNHRDLFLMADRTNNDAPLILGSDGAGVIEAVGAGVPNSLVGTEVIINPCIGWEKAHLVPLVPAILGGPSDGTLAESVIIPVQNAVRKPAYLSWEEAGVLPLSALTAYRALSTRGQFQQGDHVLIPGIGGGVATYAMLMALAAGARLSVTSRSEAKKQAALTHGAHHAFDSDSDWKESMNGDTVDLILDSIGPATFDNYLDVIKPDGRIVTFGASSGDHIEIPLRSIFFPQISIIGTSMGSSEEFADMLQFMERHSLHPIIDGVFPLQDTAQAFYRMQQGAQVGNIGISME, encoded by the coding sequence ATGAAAGCTGTAATACATACCGGCAAAAGCGGCCTTGAGGGCCTGATGTATAAGGACGTTACGGACAGACATCCGGGGCACGGCGAAGTGAAGGTCAGACTCAAAGCCGCGGGCTTGAACCATCGGGATCTGTTCCTCATGGCGGATCGAACCAACAACGATGCTCCACTCATTCTCGGATCGGATGGAGCAGGCGTGATCGAAGCTGTAGGCGCTGGCGTTCCAAACTCGCTGGTTGGCACTGAAGTAATCATCAATCCTTGTATCGGATGGGAAAAGGCGCACCTCGTTCCCTTGGTTCCTGCCATTCTGGGTGGTCCTTCAGATGGAACATTGGCCGAATCGGTTATCATTCCCGTTCAAAATGCAGTCCGCAAGCCAGCTTACCTGTCTTGGGAAGAAGCTGGGGTACTGCCTCTGTCTGCCTTGACCGCTTACCGCGCTCTCTCCACTAGAGGCCAATTTCAGCAAGGGGATCATGTGCTCATCCCCGGTATTGGCGGCGGGGTAGCCACGTATGCCATGCTCATGGCTTTAGCAGCAGGCGCACGGCTCAGCGTCACATCACGTAGCGAAGCCAAAAAACAAGCTGCCCTCACCCATGGTGCTCATCATGCATTCGACAGTGATAGCGATTGGAAAGAAAGTATGAACGGAGACACCGTGGATCTGATCCTTGACAGCATCGGACCCGCTACATTCGACAATTATTTGGATGTCATCAAACCGGATGGTCGAATCGTTACATTTGGCGCAAGCTCAGGAGATCACATAGAGATTCCGCTTCGCTCCATATTTTTCCCACAGATTAGCATCATCGGTACCTCTATGGGGAGCAGCGAGGAATTCGCAGATATGCTCCAATTCATGGAGCGTCATTCCCTTCATCCCATTATAGACGGCGTCTTCCCTCTACAAGATACGGCGCAAGCCTTTTACCGTATGCAGCAGGGAGCGCAGGTAGGCAATATAGGGATCAGCATGGAGTAA